Genomic segment of Leopardus geoffroyi isolate Oge1 chromosome B2, O.geoffroyi_Oge1_pat1.0, whole genome shotgun sequence:
TTATTACCCCTAGTTATCACAGGAGGAAACAACTTGGATAAGTTCTAGTCCAAGATCACATAGCCAATATGGGACAAAATCAGGGATATTAGCTCTGCATGaatctataaatatgtattaagtttCCAGTATAGGCCAAATTCTGTGTTTGACACTGGGGAACAATGATGAGCAAACACACAGTCCCTGTCCTGCTTAAGCTTACAGTCAAGTAGAGAAAACAGATAATGACATGGCACAAAAAGCACAGTTGCAAATTCATAAGAAGACAACGTAGAAATTTGACCTCATTAAAAGCTTCCAGAAGAAATAATTCGCTTTTGGAGTTGAGATTTAGGGATCACCAGAGATTAAACACAACTTTGAAAATAGTAGGAACACTAATTTTTTAACAATGACAACATTTTGACAGAAAGCAAGTATTATTAAGTATTACTAAGTATTACCTTagtcctttatatatttgaataaaacaagattttgaacttttaaaattttaattaattttgattgcaaaggtgaactttaaaaaaaagttctttgttcttttggagggctcctgagaaacttaaaatatgtgaaaacGAAGCTTATTCCCAGTCATTAACTTTCCTGTTCCTGTTGATCACCTTCTTAAAGGTAAAGGATAAAGAggggaataaaaatttttaaaaaccttttaaatgcTTGAACAGAactgtggtatttttaaaaattcagtggtCTCTGAAACTACCACCAACATTCCTTTTGTAACCATTTGAATTCTCCGAAACCTCTCCCTCATCCCTATTTCCAGAATCAGACCCAAtgccccttttaaaaataaataatttgtaattaacCATGCTGAAGTGGAAATTATAGATAAAATAACTTAcctgcataattttaaaaagagattattatgcccaaacacacacacacacacacacacacacacaacatagaggaaagtgatttataataaaatctgGTATGTAAATATTTGGGCATTACTATCCTGAAAGACACCACAATGTAGTTTTATCCTTGCATCTCTCTGTGACACCATCAACAATGCAACAAATACAAATTCAGACTAAGGTAATTGCGTAGTAATGTTGACAAGCACCATAAGCAGCTTAGCTCTTAGtgacataatttttcaaaatgataagTAACTTTTGATAAagttctaagaaaaacaaaatacagtcttAGTTTTATTCAGCTGTTTCTGAAAAAATCAGGTATATTAAAATTGGGTAAGAATTACTCTGTTTATGTATAAAATGGCATTTAAGTCTAGGCCTATGTTTTTGAATATCCAGCGGAACATAGAAAATGATGCAGGACTGTGCATGTTGCAGGGTCATCTCACACATTGGAGTGCTAGCAGCCCACCAGAGTACCCCCTATTATGGCAAACAAAAAGATGCCCCTTGTTTCTAAAATATCCCTAGTGGGAAGTAACACCTTCATTAAGAACCACTGCCATACAACTatagagtgggaaaaaaaaagagaagaatgatgGGATTATATAAGAGAGACCCCTCTGGCTTCCTATTAAACATAGTTATTAATCCTAAATTCTACCCATACATCACCTCTCAACATAGACACACAtgtagacacacagacacacagacacagacacacacacacacacacacacacacacacacacacaggaaaaaaggtTGTATTTCAAGGGTTGGTAAccttagaaataaaattcagttattttatcAGCATAATtgagtttattcaggaatagcagagaactGCAATTCAGGACAAGCAAGTTAAGGCAAAACCCTaggcaagtccagagaacaaaggagaggaccACTCTTTTATATAGGAAAGGCGGGGATTGGGAAGAAAATCCTTGGAGTAAACTCGGAGTTCAGAGTATAGTGACTTTTTATTGGCTAGGTTGTGACAGTCTATCATTGGCTGGGCTTGTTGACtgcaaaaagaaaacctttcttcctcctgctggtgTAGTAAGGTAGTATGGACCTATAAGGTACATCTCTACCTGTTGGGAGAACAATTGACCAGTGGTGGGGCGTGAGTGCTCCCCCTGCTGGCAACCTGACCATTTTAGCcaggtttccttttattaattttcacagagTAAATGtgttaagaatatattttgttcCAGTGTGTACCTGAGAAGGCAGCAGTAGAATGGGAAGCAGCAACTCTAGAACTGGAGCTAGCCAGCCTCTGCTGAGAattagcttgaaatccagaaacACCAGGCTTGTAAGGCTTTGCAGCCCCTCTGTATTCACCCTCAGCCCTACCTTTCAGTTTCTATCTGCATTTTACTTCCAGAGTCccaatctctgcttctctcttgcttcccTGTTGGGTTTATTTCTCCCCATCAGTCATATGACACTTGGAGAATACGTCTGAGCAGATCACTTGTTGCAGTGGAGGTAGAGAAGAAAGGATGTGCTTGCTAATAACCCTCAGAAAGTATTATGGCTGGTGTTTTAGTCCCATATTATCAAATTTCAGGAATGTTAAAGGTTTAAGTCTGTGTGGTAGCTGagagaaaaacatcaaatttcAATATATAATTCACTAACAAATTTCTGGAACCTATTCCTGGGATGGGAACTGTCAGTTGTCTGAAGTGACTTGAAACTACTAACATGTTATTCCCTGAAAtctatatacagttgacccttgaacaacaaagTTAGGGGTGCCAACCCCAGTCCAGTCAAAAATCAGCATATAACTTTcaactccccaaaaacttaattcttaatagcctactgttgaccagaagcatTAGTGATGACATAAAAAGTGATTAATACctattttatatgtttgtattGTATACtatattctcacaataaagtgagctagagaaaggaaacttactgagaaaatcgtaaggaaaagaaaatacctttatgGTACTATACCATATTGAACCAAACAattctgtgtataagtggactctcacagttcaaactcatgttgttcaacAGTCAACTGTATATATTTGGTAACAACTCATAACTAAAATCTTACTGATTCTGATACTTTTCCAGTTGGTCTCTGGTTTTTGGTAGATGTCTAGCAATATACAAATGATGATCATCTGGTCTCCAACTTcccagtatttattattttccttttcttgataaATTTCATTAGCTATAACTTTAGCATTGGAACTAGCAAAAATATCTTGTATCCGTAATAATAGATGTCTCTATATTATTGAGTTCTTATATCTTGCATTTTTTTCACCAAACCAGAAGTATAGCTTTTTTAGAagttaatttaataaagaaaattaaatattttttcaaataattttttaaagcttatttttatttgagagaaagacagagagcaagcaggggagggacaaagagcaggggacagaatcccaagcaggctctgtgttgccgccacagagccctatgtggggcttgaactcatgaaccatgagatcatgacctgagctgaagtcaagagttggacgcttaactgattgagccactcaggcacccctaaaattaaaatttttttaaacactgatttttttttaatctccccagTAGTCTTCACTCCCAAGTCACCAGTAGGGGTGATAATGGGGATGGAGCCATTACTTAGAGGAGATTTCAATGGAGAGAAACATGAGTGTCCTGTTAGAGTATTTGCAATGACACTGGAAATCTGTTAATTCATACACATGGTGGGTAGGGAAAGGCTCCCTTATGCCCCACTGGCCCTGTTAAGTATaatgctttcctgttttcttagAGACTAGTGGAGTGTCGCCGACAACAGATCTTAAAAGAATTTGAAGAGCTTCATAGGCGGCTGGATGAAGAACAGCAGATGTTGCTTTCacgcctggaggaggaggaacaggacaTTCTACAGCGCCTCCGAGAAAATGCTGCTCACCTTGGAGACAGGCGCCGGGACCTGGCCCACTTGGCTGCTGAGGTGGAGGGCAAGTGCTTACAGTCGGGCTTCGAGATGCTTAAGGTTCGACCTTTGCCCCTGTATAGCCTCTCAGGTCAAGTGCAGTATAGCTTTGCACAGGCCATTCTGTCAACCTGGGATGCTCACCCTCCTGCTCTGCTTCTCTAATCCAGTTCTTTCTTCCAGACATACTCAAAGGATCTTTTTCTACAGAAAGTCTTCTTCTGATTTCTCCCATCCCCTTCTAATCATTTCTGTGTTCTTATGTCTTGTGAACAATATGTGCTTAATTTGTACCAAAGAAAAAATTCACTCCTTTGAAAGGAGGGAAATCTAGTCTGAATCAGTGAAAaaactatacattaaaaattatgtgaatgcaGTTGCCATTACTTTTAGGTCCTGGAACTTGATTTACCTagtgctaaaaacaaacaaacaaacaaaaaatagaaacctaGTTTGAAGGACACTtgaaattatgtataaataatatattaacttTTGCTATGTAAATAATGACtctaaaatgtttgaaataatttgttcttttaagcAGATGAATGGTGTTAGCAAGGTTGTAGGAAACATATCTCTTTTTAGAGATCAGATTACCAGCATTTGAATCAGTGAGGCTTCATTGTACATTTATCTGCATGTTATGTATTGCTTGGTACTTATTCTTGTGTCCTTTCATGTATGTGTGTTCTGCCTTCCACATTAAACTGGGAAATCCTTGGGGGGCAAAGAtttgtcttctttgtcttctgGACCCCAAGTATTCAAAAATCAGGATTGGCACACAATTATCAATGTTTATTAACCAGTACCAGATGgggataacaacaacaacaacaggaaagTGATTCATTCCAATGCCACCAGTCTGTACTGATCCTCAAGGAGACAGGTGTGTGGTTGGTACTTGGGGGACAGAGTATAGAGCAGACACAATCCCTGTCCCTTGCATTGAGCTCCCAGTGTCCTTGAGGAGCAAGACAAACACACAAGAAACCATTTGGAAGTGATATAAATTACCAAGCTTGATGCTATCCAAAAGTTGAAAACAGAGATCAGATTGGGAAAGATGTACTCTGATCCCTCTGGAGCTCTTCCCTTTGCATTTTGACCCTCAGATTGccctattcctattttatagatgtagaattttggggaggagggggaaccTTTGCCTTTAGGACCCTTGACTACCAGGACcaatattgctttcttttctccttccctctagGATGTCAAAAGTACCCTGGAAAAGTAAGTGATTCTTGCATCTCTTTGAGTGAGTTAGGTCTTGGCTTAGAAACCAAGGGTACAGTAAGGAGTAGGGGAGAATGATGGGAAAGTCACACAGTGTCTGGATAGGATGTGGGAGAAGGTTCATTGCGTCCATGAAGGCTGTTAGAGAGCAAATCATTGGGAGTAAGAGTACATTACCATTTCCCCATTGAGCATCAGGACTAACTTGGTAAGGAAGAAACCAAGGTAATGTAGAACCAGATGCTACCTTTGTCCATGGGTGGAAATGTGTCCAAACAAGACAGACAAAGGAAGGGgttgggagagtggggagggtgatTACCCATTTGCATGAAATATAGCAACACCCCCAGAAAGTTCTGAGACTCATTCTTAAAATAAGACTCTGTCTAGGGGACCCTATGGCTCTCCATAGATTGGCAAAAGAAAGCAGTAAGTACTTGtcttcagggaggagggagaaaatgggAGGATGGAGAATTTTAGTTTCTCCCTAAATATGACAATATCTGCATACTCACTCAGCTGGAGCTTCCCCTGACCCTGCCCTTTCTTCCCCTATCTCCCTATCCCTCCTAGATGTGAGAAGGTGAAGACCATGGAGGTGACTTCAGTGTCCATAGAGCTGGAAAAGAACTTCAGCAATTTCCCCCGACAGTACTTTGCCCTAAGGAAAATCCTTAAACAGCTAATTGGTGAGTTGTTCCCAAAAATAAACTAGCAGAGGAAATCAGCAGAGAAGAAAGTCTTTAAGTCCCACTTTATCTGGGCTTCAGTTGTACCATCTGTCATTTTGTGCCCATGGCCACACCCACCCCTTTACCTGGCTTTCAATCTCACTGTGAGTGACAGAGCTTAGGTGTCATCTACTCTTAGGCCCACACTTTTCTAAATAGGGACCCATAGAAGTTAAATAATATGCCTAAACTTGTCCCTTTTTGAGAACGAGAGGGAGTGCCATTAATATTTACTCAGAGAAAATAGTCACAAACCAGGACTGTTCCAGGAAACCAGATACGTGGTCACCCTATCCCTGGACCATACTGCTGTCTTGCTGTGtatctttcttaacattttctgtcctttctggCCCTTGGACTGTGACCTGTGCTTCATCACTCAGTGAGATGATGTCACAGGGGGATGAAAAAGGGATAAGGCAGGAGCCTAAACCATCAGCCCTTGCAGAATTGAGATTATTATCTGTTTACTTTAGGGCCAGGGTAAGAAGGGAAGCTGTTGTTCCCTCCTCTCCCTTAGGTGACAGCATGGATTGAGAAAGTTAATCAAACTATGGTGTTCTGGGGACCTTTAAGGAAACAAGTTTGTAAAGGCAGGCTGGGAGAGTGAGGCAGGGGCATTTAGCTATTCCCATCCTCATCTAGCTCCCCACTCTGGCTTCTCCCGCCAGCGGATGTGACCCTGGACCCAGAGACTGCTCACCCTAACCTAGTCCTGTCCGAAGATCGTAAGAGCGTCAAGTTTGTGGAGACAAGACTCCGGGATCTCCCTGACACACCACGGCGATTCACCTTCTATCCTTGTGTCCTGGCTACTGAGGGCTTCACCTCAGGCCGACACTactgggaggtggaggtgggtgaTAAGACCCACTGGGCAGTGGGCGTGTGCCGGGACTCCGTAAGCCGAAAGGGCGAGCTGACTCCACTCCCTGAGACTGGCTACTGGCGGGTGCGGCTGTGGAACGGGGACAAATATGCAGCCACCACCACGCCTTTTACCCCTTTGCACATCAAGGTGAAACCCAAACGGGTAGGCATATTCCTAGACTATGAGGCCGGCACACTGTCTTTTTACAATGTCACAGACCGCTCTCATATCTACACCTTTACTGATACTTTTACTGAGAAACTTTGGCCCCTCTTCTATCCAGGCATCCGTGCTGGTCGGAAGAATGCTGCACCACTTACAATCAGGCCCCCAACAGATTGGGAGTGACAGGTAGGGATGTGGGAATAATTGGGGTGAGTCAGGGTCAAGAGCTATGGGCCTTCCTTCCTGTGACCTGCTGGAACGTCTTCGTGTCTGCCTGGTTCCAGTCCTGCACTGTTTAGGAGAAGCACCTTGGTTTCTAGAATGGTTTATATGGAGGAGTATGTAGGACTGGTCTGGGATGAGCACACAGCTGTCTCTCTCCTAACCGTCAGGGTGGGGAATTAGTTCCCAGGGGTTATCTCCCCTGAAGTCCATCAGGTTTTCTATTGCACATGGATAggttaggaaggaaggagaggcttttccagaaacaaaaagTCTGTGAGAGGGTCTGACTTGCTCAAaaccagaagaggaaacagaaacccCTGTATGTTCTTTTAAGGGGTTCTTATTTGTTGAGAAAGATCAGAGGGGTCTGTGTACCTCTAGactaaaataaagatgaatgatAGTTGCTCTTGTGGGTCTAGAAGTtaaggagtttttttgtttgtttgttttttgtttttgagagcagAGATTGGGCATCAAGAAGATTAGAAAGGAAGTTGGGAAAGGGGCTAAAGGAACAGATTCCTAACAGGGTTTCTTTGGTCTTCTATTCCCAGAGTAAGTTGCCATTATGAGTAGGATTGGCCAGAGGTAggaatgtggggaggagagggtgagaaGTAATGAGAGGAGAACCCAAGTCCCTGCCTCAGCCTTCAGCAAAGCTGGCTTATTGCCTGTCTCCTTAGAGTTGGTTGTCTCCAAGAATCGGTCAGTCACCTTTCTCCTGCAGAGGTGAGGTGCCAGAGACCCCTCAAGACATGTCTACCCTTTCACTGCTTTCCCAAGGGGACCTGGAAAGGACAGTCAAGTattagaggaaagagaaaggtatTTCTATCCAAAGCCCTGGCCTTAAAGAATGTTACTAAGTATCTGCTCCCAAGTTGTCAGCCTTGTTACTTGGCTAAGGTGTCCAAGccaaaaagggagaaggaaaatggagTCTTCCTCACCCTGAGGACAGGGTAGAAGACAGGGTATGTAGAGCAAAGTGTCACATAGGCAACCTCCTTTAGCCTATGTTCATATGGCCTGGAACTAGTGTTCACAAGAGCCAGTCTCTTGCATATTTGTTGCCATCCTTCACCTTTTGCCATTTCCCCTATCAGAGAATGTAAATCATTTTAACATTAGGCCAAAATAAACAACTTGTAGGGTACATATGTTGTCAAAAAAGGTTAAAGCGATGCATGCCAAACCAAACTAAAATGATTTGGAATATCTGCTACTTGGGTGATCAGGGATTCACAGAAGATTGGGACAAGAAACTGCAGTTTATTGAGAGTGTTTCACTTCCTCCTACCACCTCAACAGGACTTTGTCCAGACTCTCCTCTTACCTTTGTGCCTTGACTGTGGTTCTTTGTGGCAAGATGCTTTGGTTGGTAAAACATAACATGGAACAAAGGATCCACTGAAGTGATCTCTGTGTTGTGTGGTAATTTGACAATGGCCTTGTGTTATGTAAGAATCACTGATGTTAAAAGTGCATATTCTTGGGGCTATCCTCAGTGATTGATCAAAGTCTGGGGTAGGGCTGGGCCTCTACATTTTAAACATACTCCTCATTTGAATTTAGGGAACTTTGGGAAATTAGTCCCAGAGGAAGTTTGGGCCATTTCTTCTGAGCTGAAGGGCTGGTTCCCTGCCTGGCCTGATGGGgtttgagaagggagagaggcctCATTCTCTCCTTACTTAATtctgccctctccctgtctcagggTTCATTCATGTTATGCCCTTCCACCCCACATTCCTCTACTCTTGACTTCAGGAAATGCTGGTCATTATCTATGAGACAAAGGTAAACACAGGATGTCAAACAGAACAAACAGGAGACTGAGGTCAGAGTAAGGGATGTTAAATATATGCCTTGGGtaggggtctgggggaggggagagtttcAGAGACAGGAGATACTGTCAAAATTTCTGTGCTCCAGTACCTAAGACTAGGAGTTAGCTAGGATCACCTACTATGTGTCTAGCACTGCATAACACGAAGTGTTTTTTGGGTAAGTGGAAAGGAATGGGAATAAGCTgtacttccctccctccaccaccctcATGATCCTTTCCAATTTCACTCCCACCAGTACCAGTGCTTTTTTTGAATGTATAACTTCTGTTTCTTCAGTCTGTAGATCTTCCAGGCATCTATCTACCTTTGGCTTGTGGAGAGTAGGGAAGAAGTTCTAGCAGGTATAAATTGCATATAACCATCTCCCCAGCCTGTCTACATAAAGAGACCAGTATTCTGTCCTGAAAATATTTCCTAGTTTAAGATAATCTCCTGTTCCACTAGCCTTTCCTACCTAGTACAGTTGATCATGGGCTTGAGGAAGACTAGAAGAAAGCCAAAACTCAGAAAGGCGCCCTGGGCTTGGATTGCATGGATGAGTATGGGTTTACAAACAGCTGGGTCTGTGAGGCCACAGGGTGGCGCCAGAGTAAGGATCTCCCTGAGAGAGGCCCAGGAACTACACTTCCCAGGAGGCCTTGTGCAGGCGCCCGAGACGGAGCTATCGGAGGGGCAGGACCTGCGGACGCTCGCTTGTGAGGCGCTAGTGCAGCGTCGATGGCTGGCCCAGTAAAGGACCGAGAGGCCTTCCAGAGGCTAAACTTCCTGTACCAGGCAAGTCCGTCGGGGCGTTTGGGGAGGCGACTGGGTTTGGCCGGCCACCGAGTGACGGTTTCCCTCCCCTAGGCCGCCCACTGTGTCCTTGCGCAGGACCCCAAGAACCAGGCGCTGGCGAGGTTTTACTGCCACACGGAGAGGACCATCGCAAAGCGGCTGGTCTTGCGGCGGTGAGACGCTCCGGGAGCCTGGTGGCGGGCGGGACGTGGGAAGAATGGGGAGAATGAGCGCAGGCGCTCGGATCACCATCCCCCTCCGCCCACAGGGACCCCTCAGTGAAGAGGACCCTCTGTCGTGGCTGCTCTTCCCTTCTTATCCCTGGCCTCACCTGCACCCAGCGTCAGAGACGTGAGTGCTCCTACCGCGTGGGGTGATTGAGGTGTAGtagtgggttggggaggggatcCCCTTCCTCGCTTTAGATGGGCGTCTAGCGTGGGATTTGCAGCAGCCGACATTTTCCAGCTTTGGGTTAAATTGGTAACTCCTCTGGGACAAACTAAGATCTGGACAATAGGGAAATGATGTTGCTATAAGAGGTAACCCACCCATACATAATAATAGGTGTTATTTTGCATTGTGGAGGACAGGATTCACAtcactgttcattcattcattcaacaaatattgatttttCTAAGGTGTATCAAGTATTGTATGAGATACATTATTCTCATTGAAATTATAGTCTGATAGAATAGACtaagaaacaattaaaatagtGTAGAAAAATGCTTTAATTGGGGAGGTAACATTACTTATACCAGTAGTGATGAGGTTCATGATAAGCAAAAGGAG
This window contains:
- the LOC123609548 gene encoding E3 ubiquitin-protein ligase TRIM39 isoform X2 gives rise to the protein MAETSLLEAGASAASTAAALENLQVEASCSVCLEYLKEPVIIECGHNFCKACITRWWEDLERDFPCPVCRKTSRYRSLRPNRQLGSMVEIAKQLQAVKRKIRDESLCPQHHEALSLFCYEDQEAVCLICAISHTHRAHTVVPLDDATQEYKEKLQKCLEPLEQKLQEITRCKSSEEKKPGELKRLVECRRQQILKEFEELHRRLDEEQQMLLSRLEEEEQDILQRLRENAAHLGDRRRDLAHLAAEVEGKCLQSGFEMLKDVKSTLEKCEKVKTMEVTSVSIELEKNFSNFPRQYFALRKILKQLIADVTLDPETAHPNLVLSEDRKSVKFVETRLRDLPDTPRRFTFYPCVLATEGFTSGRHYWEVEASVLVGRMLHHLQSGPQQIGSDR
- the RPP21 gene encoding ribonuclease P protein subunit p21; translation: MAGPVKDREAFQRLNFLYQAAHCVLAQDPKNQALARFYCHTERTIAKRLVLRRDPSVKRTLCRGCSSLLIPGLTCTQRQRRCRGQRWTVQTCLTCQRSQRFLNDPDHLLWGDRPEAQLRSHADPKSPQPLPNTAHPILAHLCEEKVQHESSSHQ
- the LOC123609548 gene encoding E3 ubiquitin-protein ligase TRIM39 isoform X1 gives rise to the protein MAETSLLEAGASAASTAAALENLQVEASCSVCLEYLKEPVIIECGHNFCKACITRWWEDLERDFPCPVCRKTSRYRSLRPNRQLGSMVEIAKQLQAVKRKIRDESLCPQHHEALSLFCYEDQEAVCLICAISHTHRAHTVVPLDDATQEYKEKLQKCLEPLEQKLQEITRCKSSEEKKPGELKRLVECRRQQILKEFEELHRRLDEEQQMLLSRLEEEEQDILQRLRENAAHLGDRRRDLAHLAAEVEGKCLQSGFEMLKDVKSTLEKCEKVKTMEVTSVSIELEKNFSNFPRQYFALRKILKQLIADVTLDPETAHPNLVLSEDRKSVKFVETRLRDLPDTPRRFTFYPCVLATEGFTSGRHYWEVEVGDKTHWAVGVCRDSVSRKGELTPLPETGYWRVRLWNGDKYAATTTPFTPLHIKVKPKRVGIFLDYEAGTLSFYNVTDRSHIYTFTDTFTEKLWPLFYPGIRAGRKNAAPLTIRPPTDWE